In Liquorilactobacillus hordei DSM 19519, the following proteins share a genomic window:
- a CDS encoding oleate hydratase — MYYSNGNYEAFAHPQKPENAENKSAYIVGSGLAGLAAAAFLIRDGQVPGNNIHIFEELELPGGSMDGILNEQRGYIIRGGREMEPHFETLWDLFRSIPTLDDPETSVLDEFYWLNKKDPSYSTTRAIENRGEQITTDGQLTLSRKAITEIAKLVLTSEKQLGDVKINEVFGSEFFKSNFWLYWSTMFAFEPWASAIEMRRYLLRFVHHVGTLQNMSALKFTKFNQYESLVKPLIKFLKDKNVDFQYNTTVDNIIVSLSNGKKTATELVLTVDGEKESISLSPDDLVFVTNGSITESTTYGDNTHPAPQEHKAGASWDLWEKLADQDTEFGRPSKFYKNIPKANWVISATCTFTDDRIIPYIKKITGKDPHSGSIVTSGPVSIKDSNWLLGISISRQPHFQQQKSNELIVWLYGLFSDQPGNYVHKKITDCSGEEICKEFLYHIGVPEEQIDSIAKSANSVPVNMPYITSYFMPRTEGDRPLVVPTGSQNLAFIGNFAETSRDTVFTTEYSVRTAMEAVYQLLDVDRGIPEVFASSFDLRTILDSVYYLNDQKSLQELPLNKIEKVGLDSFLKKIQGTYLEEILKEEKLI; from the coding sequence ATGTATTACAGTAATGGTAACTATGAAGCTTTTGCTCATCCTCAAAAGCCAGAAAATGCTGAAAATAAATCAGCTTATATTGTCGGCTCTGGTTTGGCTGGATTGGCTGCTGCTGCATTCTTGATTCGTGACGGACAGGTCCCAGGAAATAACATTCATATCTTTGAAGAATTAGAATTACCCGGTGGAAGTATGGATGGGATCTTGAATGAACAAAGAGGCTATATCATTCGTGGTGGACGGGAGATGGAACCTCATTTTGAAACACTATGGGATTTATTTCGTTCAATTCCTACTTTAGATGACCCAGAAACTTCTGTTCTTGATGAGTTTTACTGGTTGAATAAAAAAGATCCTAGTTATTCGACAACTCGTGCCATTGAAAATCGGGGTGAACAAATTACAACTGACGGACAGTTAACCCTCTCACGTAAGGCAATTACAGAAATTGCCAAACTAGTTCTAACATCTGAAAAGCAACTTGGTGATGTTAAAATCAATGAAGTTTTTGGTAGCGAATTCTTTAAATCAAACTTCTGGTTATATTGGTCAACAATGTTTGCTTTTGAGCCTTGGGCTAGTGCGATTGAAATGCGTCGCTATTTACTACGTTTTGTTCATCATGTAGGAACTCTTCAAAACATGTCAGCTTTAAAATTCACAAAATTCAATCAATATGAATCCTTAGTCAAACCTCTTATCAAGTTCCTCAAAGATAAAAACGTTGATTTTCAATATAATACAACTGTTGATAATATTATCGTTAGCCTTTCTAATGGTAAAAAGACTGCTACTGAACTTGTTTTAACTGTTGATGGTGAAAAAGAGAGTATCTCACTTAGTCCAGATGATTTAGTGTTCGTTACTAATGGTTCAATTACAGAAAGTACCACTTATGGCGATAATACTCATCCTGCTCCACAAGAACACAAGGCTGGAGCAAGCTGGGATCTCTGGGAAAAACTAGCGGATCAAGACACGGAATTTGGACGTCCTTCTAAATTCTATAAAAATATTCCTAAAGCGAACTGGGTAATTTCGGCTACTTGTACTTTCACTGATGACCGTATTATTCCCTATATTAAAAAAATTACTGGTAAAGATCCTCACAGTGGCTCAATTGTAACAAGCGGTCCAGTTTCAATCAAAGATTCAAACTGGCTTTTAGGAATCTCTATCAGTCGGCAACCTCATTTTCAACAACAAAAATCAAATGAATTAATTGTATGGCTGTATGGCTTATTTTCTGATCAACCTGGAAATTATGTTCACAAAAAAATTACCGACTGCAGTGGTGAAGAGATTTGTAAAGAATTCTTATACCATATTGGTGTTCCGGAAGAACAAATTGATAGTATCGCTAAGTCTGCTAATTCAGTTCCCGTGAATATGCCTTACATTACCTCATACTTTATGCCAAGAACTGAGGGCGATCGTCCCTTAGTTGTCCCTACTGGTTCACAAAATCTTGCTTTCATTGGTAATTTTGCTGAAACTTCGAGAGATACTGTTTTCACGACTGAATATTCTGTAAGAACCGCAATGGAAGCAGTCTATCAATTACTTGATGTGGATCGCGGAATCCCTGAAGTATTCGCTTCTTCATTTGATCTCAGAACAATTTTAGATTCTGTTTATTACTTAAACGATCAAAAGTCTCTTCAAGAACTGCCGTTGAATAAAATTGAAAAAGTCGGTCTCGATTCTTTCTTGAAAAAAATTCAAGGAACATATTTAGAAGAAATTCTCAAGGAAGAAAAACTAATTTAG
- a CDS encoding DUF2785 domain-containing protein yields the protein MKKELRKLIDLPEGNLSFKDKTVMYMMNNLGNVDPELRDTLIYSLFARGFEEKSFTTKQQQMIITGFINNLGLFTEIGRKKDDRVFLRSFSALLGSILLDADGETPLFTDKQRELIFKSAIDNLKKESDFRGYVPEKGWAHAIAHGSDFLGYSISHKNFHTADINSIFDVMRCIMNKLTVPFIDEEEQRIAYAFFQGVSSKNIKEQDLVSFIQKYDNEVWEKYSESKDELSAFYRLSTWFHIMQNWYFMFFEYQDIKEILYLRIKKYLEKMFN from the coding sequence TTGAAGAAAGAACTGAGGAAGCTAATAGATTTACCTGAAGGCAATCTAAGTTTTAAGGATAAAACGGTTATGTATATGATGAACAATCTTGGCAATGTGGATCCGGAATTAAGAGATACATTGATTTATAGTTTGTTCGCAAGAGGTTTTGAAGAAAAGTCGTTCACAACAAAGCAACAACAAATGATTATCACTGGTTTTATAAATAATCTAGGATTGTTTACAGAAATTGGCAGAAAAAAGGATGATCGTGTCTTTTTGCGATCATTTAGTGCATTATTGGGTAGCATCCTACTGGACGCTGATGGAGAAACGCCGCTTTTTACCGATAAACAGCGAGAGCTTATTTTTAAAAGTGCAATTGATAATTTGAAAAAAGAAAGTGATTTTCGTGGATATGTTCCTGAAAAAGGATGGGCACATGCGATTGCCCATGGTAGCGATTTCTTAGGTTATTCAATCTCACACAAAAATTTTCATACAGCAGATATTAATTCTATTTTTGATGTAATGCGATGTATCATGAATAAGCTTACTGTGCCCTTTATTGATGAAGAAGAACAGCGGATTGCGTATGCCTTTTTTCAGGGGGTTTCATCAAAAAATATTAAAGAACAGGACTTAGTATCTTTCATTCAAAAATATGACAATGAGGTATGGGAAAAATATAGTGAAAGTAAAGATGAATTGTCAGCATTCTATCGTTTATCTACATGGTTTCATATTATGCAGAATTGGTATTTTATGTTTTTCGAATATCAGGATATTAAGGAAATTTTGTATTTGAGAATTAAAAAGTATTTAGAAAAGATGTTTAATTAA
- a CDS encoding PTS sugar transporter subunit IIA yields the protein MSDNISEFISEKNIVLDLNALNQIDAIKKLAILLKENGYIDDALAFQSDVLEREKASTTGIGNELAIPHGKSKHVIRTTMMFARNEEGIEWNSLDGSKVKNIFLMAVSSEDKGNEHLKMLATLSGELMDDDFVEAIKKADSREKILKILQKRGNER from the coding sequence ATGAGTGATAATATAAGTGAATTTATTTCCGAGAAAAATATTGTTCTAGATCTAAATGCTTTAAATCAAATAGATGCGATTAAAAAACTGGCAATTCTTTTGAAGGAAAATGGATATATTGATGATGCTTTGGCATTTCAGAGCGATGTTCTAGAAAGGGAAAAAGCTTCAACAACAGGAATTGGTAATGAATTGGCCATTCCTCATGGTAAGAGTAAACATGTTATTAGAACGACAATGATGTTTGCCAGAAATGAAGAAGGAATTGAGTGGAATTCATTAGATGGTTCCAAAGTAAAGAATATTTTTTTAATGGCTGTTTCATCAGAAGATAAAGGTAATGAACATCTAAAAATGTTAGCAACGTTATCAGGTGAATTAATGGATGATGATTTTGTGGAAGCAATAAAGAAAGCCGATTCAAGAGAAAAAATATTAAAAATATTACAAAAAAGGGGAAATGAAAGATGA
- a CDS encoding PTS fructose transporter subunit IIC has translation MGGFKGEMKKLAAYFQTGVSYMIPLVTAAGLLTSIAVIFGGNGVWNETSTIWGNIRLLGQTGLTFIVPMIAAYIAFAIADRPGLAPAFIVGLIASKMGTGFLGGMLVGILVGYSAKWLKKIPMPANLQSVKSLIIIPFLATLIIGLLLIYVIGTPIQGMTTFLTAWLKGMSGANAVLMAGILGAMMAVDMGGPINKIAYAFGMAAFTSGGYQASTAMLMAIGIPPLGMFVATLLGGKKLYSEQEIESGRSALVMGIVGITEGTIPFAVADPIRVIPSIIVGTSLGCAINGFFGTYQKTALSTVMAIPFSSNWILYTIAILIGVFTVAILTNLLKKFTKTNAEVEE, from the coding sequence ATGGGTGGATTTAAAGGAGAAATGAAAAAACTAGCAGCATATTTTCAAACTGGTGTTTCGTACATGATTCCATTAGTTACTGCTGCAGGTTTATTGACTTCAATTGCAGTTATTTTCGGTGGAAATGGTGTTTGGAATGAAACATCAACTATTTGGGGAAATATTAGATTACTTGGCCAAACCGGATTAACCTTTATCGTTCCAATGATTGCTGCATATATTGCTTTTGCAATTGCAGATCGTCCAGGATTGGCCCCAGCTTTCATAGTTGGATTGATTGCCTCAAAGATGGGAACGGGATTTTTAGGAGGGATGTTAGTAGGTATTTTAGTTGGCTATAGTGCTAAATGGTTGAAAAAAATTCCAATGCCAGCAAATTTACAGTCTGTAAAATCACTGATCATTATTCCATTTTTAGCAACTCTTATAATTGGTCTCTTGTTGATATATGTGATTGGTACGCCTATTCAGGGAATGACAACATTCTTAACTGCTTGGCTTAAGGGAATGAGTGGAGCAAATGCAGTATTAATGGCAGGAATTCTAGGTGCGATGATGGCTGTTGATATGGGTGGCCCTATCAACAAAATTGCTTATGCTTTTGGAATGGCTGCGTTCACTTCTGGAGGATATCAAGCAAGTACAGCAATGTTAATGGCGATTGGAATACCACCTCTTGGAATGTTTGTTGCTACATTATTGGGCGGCAAGAAACTTTATTCTGAGCAAGAAATTGAAAGTGGAAGATCTGCGCTAGTAATGGGAATTGTTGGTATTACAGAGGGAACAATTCCTTTTGCAGTTGCTGATCCTATTAGAGTTATTCCAAGTATCATTGTGGGAACTTCATTAGGATGTGCAATTAATGGCTTCTTTGGAACATATCAAAAGACTGCACTTTCAACAGTTATGGCAATTCCATTTTCTTCTAATTGGATACTTTATACTATCGCCATTTTGATTGGTGTTTTCACCGTTGCTATTTTGACCAATTTATTGAAAAAATTTACAAAAACAAATGCTGAAGTAGAAGAATAA
- a CDS encoding TetR/AcrR family transcriptional regulator produces the protein MDKRSVKTQTKTEKALFELMQHDNFSDISITNIANQAGISRMAFYRNYSSKEDILNKFIQKEYDQFISDISQHSLDKLEQLLEVYFGYFRDNPQVLSAIVNAAIEGLALEKQSKYLNDFFRLKIRDEQPSQYEIAYYSGAIFSSLLYWRKTDYKRPAKKFADQLAKKIRKDLQEKNGETII, from the coding sequence ATGGATAAACGAAGTGTTAAAACGCAGACAAAGACTGAAAAAGCACTATTCGAATTAATGCAGCATGATAATTTTTCGGATATTTCAATCACTAATATTGCAAATCAGGCAGGAATATCAAGGATGGCATTTTATAGAAATTATAGCAGTAAAGAAGACATTCTAAATAAATTTATTCAAAAGGAATATGATCAGTTTATTAGTGATATTTCACAGCATAGCTTAGATAAATTAGAACAATTGTTAGAGGTTTATTTTGGCTATTTTAGAGATAATCCGCAGGTTTTATCAGCAATTGTGAACGCTGCAATTGAAGGATTAGCTTTAGAGAAACAAAGTAAGTATTTGAATGATTTCTTTAGACTTAAGATAAGAGATGAGCAACCTTCACAGTACGAAATAGCCTATTATTCTGGGGCAATTTTTTCAAGTTTATTGTATTGGCGAAAAACAGACTACAAGCGTCCAGCTAAGAAGTTTGCAGATCAATTAGCTAAGAAAATAAGGAAGGATCTGCAAGAAAAAAATGGGGAAACGATTATTTAA
- a CDS encoding peptide ABC transporter substrate-binding protein: protein MNSRKIAVTTIFASLFLLLTACGKQTSSTQKQVLNLSTTAPLSTIDISKSTGYGQTGNVFESFYRLGKNGSTTAGLAKSSSVSKDGKTWTFKIRKAYWSNGDRITAQDFVYSWRRTINPKTKSPYSYLFSGIKNANAIIAGKKSANQIGISATDKQTVVIKLDKAISYFKVLMAYPLFGPQNQKVVAKYGSKYGTRSQYMVYSGPFTIKSWTGTGNKWKFVKNSHYWDKSVVKLHQINYTVVENPTTGHELYQQSKLDLTPLSNQQVKNYKNSSQFKSYPYSYISYLAYNFNDKDTDKRKALNNRYIRLAMSLAINRQVLTKKVLGDGSYIPTGFVASGLAKDPKTGEDFAKQQTVKNTVTYNEKLAKEYWEKGLQETGLKSLKLTLLSSNDDSSSSVVSQYLQSQYAKVLPGLSINIRSVPSNNASQNAKDGDFDLYLSGWGGDFNDPITFLQIPLTGTSYNYGGYSSSQYDALIEKAQNEDANNTNKRWSDLVAAAKIFNGDQGVTPIYQQVTSYLQKSDVEGIIHNTAGTQWNYKYTYIK, encoded by the coding sequence ATGAATTCAAGAAAAATTGCTGTCACAACAATCTTTGCTAGTTTATTTTTATTGCTTACTGCATGTGGAAAGCAGACTAGCAGTACACAAAAACAGGTTTTAAACCTTAGCACTACTGCGCCATTAAGTACGATTGATATTTCGAAATCGACAGGTTACGGCCAAACTGGTAATGTTTTTGAAAGCTTTTACCGCTTGGGGAAAAATGGCTCCACAACAGCAGGTTTAGCTAAATCTAGTAGTGTTTCCAAAGATGGTAAAACTTGGACATTCAAAATTAGAAAAGCATATTGGAGCAATGGTGACCGCATAACCGCACAAGATTTTGTTTACTCATGGCGCAGAACAATAAATCCTAAAACGAAATCACCATATTCTTATTTATTCAGCGGTATCAAAAACGCTAATGCCATTATCGCTGGTAAAAAGTCTGCTAATCAGATTGGTATCAGTGCCACTGACAAACAAACTGTTGTCATCAAACTTGATAAAGCAATCTCTTATTTCAAAGTCTTGATGGCATATCCATTATTTGGACCACAAAATCAAAAAGTCGTAGCAAAGTACGGTAGTAAATATGGGACTCGTTCACAATATATGGTTTACTCTGGTCCCTTCACAATCAAGTCATGGACTGGAACAGGCAATAAGTGGAAATTCGTAAAAAATAGTCATTATTGGGATAAGAGCGTAGTCAAACTACATCAAATCAACTATACAGTTGTAGAAAACCCAACAACTGGTCATGAATTATATCAACAAAGCAAATTGGATTTGACACCTTTGTCTAACCAACAAGTCAAAAATTACAAAAATTCATCACAGTTTAAATCATATCCATATTCTTACATCTCATATCTTGCTTATAACTTCAATGATAAAGATACTGATAAGCGCAAGGCATTAAATAATCGTTATATTCGTCTAGCAATGTCTTTAGCAATTAATCGTCAAGTTCTTACTAAGAAAGTATTAGGGGATGGTTCCTACATTCCAACTGGTTTTGTGGCTTCTGGGTTAGCAAAGGATCCAAAAACTGGTGAAGATTTTGCTAAACAACAAACAGTTAAAAACACTGTCACTTACAATGAAAAGCTAGCAAAAGAATACTGGGAAAAAGGTCTGCAAGAAACTGGACTTAAGAGTCTAAAACTAACATTATTATCTTCAAACGATGATAGTAGCAGTAGCGTTGTTTCTCAATACCTACAGTCACAATATGCTAAAGTCTTACCTGGTCTATCAATAAACATTCGCAGTGTACCAAGCAATAATGCTTCGCAAAATGCCAAGGATGGAGATTTTGATCTGTACTTATCTGGTTGGGGTGGTGATTTCAATGATCCAATCACATTCCTTCAAATTCCGTTAACTGGAACTTCTTATAATTATGGTGGATACTCAAGTTCTCAATATGATGCACTCATAGAGAAAGCACAAAACGAAGATGCTAATAATACAAATAAACGTTGGAGTGACTTGGTTGCTGCAGCTAAAATATTCAATGGCGATCAAGGAGTAACACCTATTTATCAACAAGTTACATCTTACTTGCAGAAATCTGATGTTGAGGGGATTATCCATAATACTGCCGGAACACAGTGGAATTATAAGTATACGTATATTAAATAA
- a CDS encoding PTS fructose transporter subunit IIB: MKIVGITACIAGIAHTYMAAANLKKFAKKENYEIKIETQGAMGIENELTQAEIDEADVVIFAVDTTVQNEDRFVGKKILEVGTSKVVKDGKSTIEDAIKLARGE; the protein is encoded by the coding sequence ATGAAAATAGTTGGAATAACAGCATGTATAGCAGGAATTGCACACACATATATGGCGGCAGCTAATTTAAAGAAGTTTGCTAAAAAAGAAAATTATGAAATTAAGATTGAGACACAAGGGGCAATGGGAATTGAGAATGAATTGACGCAAGCCGAAATTGATGAAGCAGATGTAGTTATTTTTGCGGTAGACACAACTGTACAAAATGAAGACAGATTTGTTGGGAAAAAGATTTTAGAAGTTGGGACTTCAAAGGTTGTTAAAGATGGGAAGTCAACTATAGAAGATGCTATTAAGTTAGCGAGAGGAGAATGA
- a CDS encoding BglG family transcription antiterminator, with amino-acid sequence MPEKKNLDAKDQEILSLILKQVTIHYQNISESTGYSRKTIANHLNHIEEFLDEYNVELIRKRGNGIQIKGDVKQLGMLKKMYFEDDEVTLSLLSKLTFSNHPLKIQELADSFFVSRALIESKIQKVKPTLDRYGITIKTQGHEGLIVDGTSKQKRKFAADLLYKFWNTQSDEVIVNEEILANIIDKNLLEKIIKITADFITSSKLNFTDYEKESLIIHLAISLSRISEKSEFKKFKATGVLNKETLYLVKKLEEEFKIKIPEAEKNYLDIHIRSVKAGMNEEVDTNYNSELSEFLEQNIDEYDTNLLNGLTLHLTPAIKRINLGLSIRNPLKDEIKQNFVRAYEEALKLSNLIHRKYTVSFDDDEVSYIALHFQAYFEREKTTFSVYLVCSSGLGTAQLLKQRLLQNFSNQLEVLRVLSNNEYQNLSTDEIRKADLVIATINTVERDVPLIVVTPFLDISAVGEIKASLRKVAYRNKKFGMRNLITLDNIIIKNERVTFEDAVTEISKIAEKKKISNIGLKKAILEREKISSTFYDEVGLPHATKENVKQSAVFVFISEKGIYKGYEKVNILFFLLLTDDAKPFINEFYESLNEIVMNKKKIKKIIKATTKAEVIHELESREKEGSENE; translated from the coding sequence ATGCCAGAAAAGAAGAATTTGGACGCAAAGGATCAAGAAATTTTGAGCCTGATTTTAAAACAAGTAACAATCCATTATCAGAATATATCTGAGAGTACTGGGTATTCTAGAAAAACAATTGCTAATCATTTAAATCACATTGAAGAATTTCTGGATGAATATAACGTCGAATTAATCAGAAAAAGGGGGAATGGCATACAAATAAAAGGTGATGTGAAGCAATTGGGGATGCTTAAGAAAATGTATTTTGAAGACGATGAAGTTACATTATCATTGTTGTCAAAATTGACATTTTCCAATCATCCATTGAAGATTCAAGAATTGGCTGATTCTTTTTTTGTAAGTCGAGCTCTAATTGAATCAAAAATTCAAAAGGTTAAACCGACACTTGATAGGTATGGAATTACAATTAAGACTCAAGGACATGAAGGTTTAATTGTTGATGGAACTTCCAAGCAAAAAAGAAAATTCGCGGCTGATTTATTATATAAGTTTTGGAATACACAAAGTGATGAAGTAATTGTCAATGAAGAAATACTGGCTAATATTATTGATAAGAATTTGTTAGAAAAAATAATCAAGATTACTGCAGACTTTATAACAAGTTCAAAATTGAATTTCACGGATTATGAAAAAGAGTCATTAATAATTCATCTTGCTATATCTTTATCTAGAATTAGTGAAAAAAGTGAATTCAAAAAGTTTAAGGCGACTGGGGTTCTTAATAAAGAAACGCTTTACTTAGTTAAAAAACTAGAAGAGGAATTCAAAATAAAAATTCCAGAAGCTGAGAAGAATTACTTGGATATCCATATTCGTTCAGTGAAAGCAGGAATGAATGAAGAAGTTGACACTAACTATAATTCTGAATTATCTGAATTTCTAGAGCAAAATATCGATGAATATGATACCAATCTTTTGAATGGATTAACGCTACATCTGACACCTGCAATTAAAAGAATTAATTTAGGGTTGAGTATTAGAAATCCCTTGAAAGACGAGATAAAACAAAATTTTGTTAGAGCTTACGAGGAGGCTCTAAAGTTAAGCAATCTAATTCACAGAAAATATACCGTTAGCTTTGATGATGATGAGGTTTCATATATTGCATTACATTTTCAGGCGTATTTTGAGAGAGAAAAGACAACTTTTAGTGTTTATCTTGTTTGTAGTTCAGGGCTAGGCACGGCACAATTGCTTAAACAACGGTTGTTACAAAATTTTTCGAATCAATTAGAAGTTTTAAGAGTGTTGTCAAATAATGAATATCAGAATTTGAGCACAGATGAAATAAGAAAAGCCGATTTAGTCATTGCAACCATTAATACGGTAGAACGAGATGTACCGCTGATTGTTGTAACACCGTTTTTAGATATTAGTGCGGTTGGAGAAATAAAAGCAAGTTTAAGAAAAGTAGCATATAGAAATAAAAAATTTGGAATGCGAAATTTAATCACATTAGACAACATTATTATAAAAAATGAACGTGTTACTTTTGAAGATGCTGTTACAGAGATAAGTAAAATTGCTGAGAAGAAAAAAATTTCAAATATAGGTTTAAAAAAGGCTATTTTAGAACGAGAAAAAATATCGTCGACTTTTTATGATGAAGTAGGTTTACCACATGCTACAAAGGAAAATGTTAAGCAATCAGCTGTTTTTGTTTTTATTTCTGAAAAGGGCATTTATAAAGGGTATGAAAAAGTAAATATTTTATTTTTCTTACTTTTGACAGATGATGCTAAACCTTTTATCAATGAATTTTATGAATCATTGAATGAGATAGTTATGAACAAAAAGAAAATCAAAAAAATTATTAAGGCTACGACAAAAGCGGAAGTTATACATGAATTGGAATCAAGAGAAAAAGAGGGTAGTGAGAATGAGTGA